The sequence AGGCTGGGCCTGTTCCTGTTCACGCTTCGCAACGGACGTCTGGACGACCTGAAGCGCGGCACCGGCATGTGCTATGCCGAAAAGCTGCTGATTTCCAAACGCGATCAGATCAGCCCGATGCATCGCCACAATCTCAAGGCCGAGGATATCATCAACCGCGGTGGCGCCACACTGGCGGTCGAGTTGTTCGGATCGGCCCCGGACGGGTCCTTTGATGAGACGGCAGGGGGCACGGTCTTGTGTGACGGGATCGCCCGCGCGTTCGCCCCCGGAGAGGTGCTGACATTCGCCCCCGGCGAAAGCGTGACCCTGATGCCGGGCGATTGGCATGCCTTCTGGGGCGAGGGCGGCGATGTTCTGATCGGCGAGGTGTCGACCGTCAATGACGATGAGACCGACAACTGGTTCCGCGACCCGATCGGTCGCTTTGCCGCCATCGACGAGGACGAGGCGCCGATGCACCTGCTGGTGTCCGACTATGCCACCTGGCTTTAGGCCGGGGACTAAGCGGCCCTATGACAGCGCGCGCCAGCCGATGTCACTTCGAAAAAACCCCTCGGGCCAGTCGATCCGGTCCACCGCCGCATAGGCCCGGTCGCGGGCGTCCTGCAGGGTGGCGCCGCGTGCGGTGACGTTCAGAACGCGACCGCCGGTGGCTGTGATCCTGCCATCCACCGCTTTCGTGCCGGCATGGAACACCATGTTCGAGCTGTCCTCGCTCAGCGCATCCAGCCCGCCGATCACGCTGCCCTTGGCATAGCTGCCGGGATAGCCCTTGGCCGCCATCACCACTGTCATCGCATGGTCGTCGGCCCAGGTGACCTGCATCTCGGCAAGGCGCCCCTCGGCACAGGCCAGCATCAGGTCCAGCGCCTGCGCCCCCAAGCGCATCATCAGAACCTGGCATTCGGGGTCGCCGAAGCGGACATTGTATTCCACCAGCCGGGGCTGTCCGTCCTCGATCATCAGACCGGCATAGAGCACACCGCGATAGGGTGTGCCGCGCCGGGCCATTTCGGCGATGGTCGGCTTGACGATCTGCTCCAGCGCCGCCTCGGTCACGGCGGCGTCCATGATCGGGGCGGGGGAATAGGCGCCCATGCCGCCGGTATTCGGCCCGGTATCGCCCTCGCCCACGCGCTTGTGGTCCTGCGCGGTGCCGATGGGCAGAACCGTTTCGCCATCGGAGAGGACGAAAAAGCTCGCCTCTTCACCGGTCATGAACTCTTCAAGGATGACCTCGGCCCCCGCCTCGCCAAAGGCTCCGGCGAACATTTCGTCAATGGCGGATGCGGCGGTGTCCTCGTCCATGGCGACGACCACGCCCTTTCCGGCGGCCAGCCCGTCGGCCTTGACCACGATGGGCGCGCCGTGCTGTTGCAGATGCGCCTTTGCGGCCTCGGCCTCGGCAAAGCGGGCCCAGCCGGCGGTGGGGGCGCCACAGGCATCGCAAATTTCCTTGGTAAAGCCTTTCGACGCCTCCAGGCGGGCGGCTGCCTGGCTTGGGCCAAATGTCAAAATTCCGGCATCGGTCAACATATCCACAACCCCCGACGCAAGCGGGGCTTCGGGTCCTACAATCACGAAATCTATCGAGTTTTCGGCAGCAAATTCGGTCACCGCCACCGGATTATCCCC comes from Roseibacterium elongatum DSM 19469 and encodes:
- a CDS encoding D-lyxose/D-mannose family sugar isomerase, with product MKRSDVNEIMAQADAFMKSFGVVLPPFAYWSPEQMKARRADIDHLIAGRMGWDITDYGQGDFDRLGLFLFTLRNGRLDDLKRGTGMCYAEKLLISKRDQISPMHRHNLKAEDIINRGGATLAVELFGSAPDGSFDETAGGTVLCDGIARAFAPGEVLTFAPGESVTLMPGDWHAFWGEGGDVLIGEVSTVNDDETDNWFRDPIGRFAAIDEDEAPMHLLVSDYATWL
- the purD gene encoding phosphoribosylamine--glycine ligase → MNILILGGGGREHALAWAVLQNPKCDRLIVAPGNAGIAQIAECSDIDGDNPVAVTEFAAENSIDFVIVGPEAPLASGVVDMLTDAGILTFGPSQAAARLEASKGFTKEICDACGAPTAGWARFAEAEAAKAHLQQHGAPIVVKADGLAAGKGVVVAMDEDTAASAIDEMFAGAFGEAGAEVILEEFMTGEEASFFVLSDGETVLPIGTAQDHKRVGEGDTGPNTGGMGAYSPAPIMDAAVTEAALEQIVKPTIAEMARRGTPYRGVLYAGLMIEDGQPRLVEYNVRFGDPECQVLMMRLGAQALDLMLACAEGRLAEMQVTWADDHAMTVVMAAKGYPGSYAKGSVIGGLDALSEDSSNMVFHAGTKAVDGRITATGGRVLNVTARGATLQDARDRAYAAVDRIDWPEGFFRSDIGWRALS